From a region of the Impatiens glandulifera chromosome 4, dImpGla2.1, whole genome shotgun sequence genome:
- the LOC124935478 gene encoding ankyrin-3-like, with protein sequence MCEYTLEEQEQNRILIKECKKLMESMGVNMEDSIIPPHLQELHDAVENHQDVNRLRVALDNLTSSIDEIFDLEDKETALHIACEYSSLPCVELLLERGANILVKNALGETPLHISSQSGDTKIVELLVNHATKHNIIKRVLQSVNDDGSTPLHESTSGGDAHIDVVRVLLAAGASTKTTNTINGKKPWQLAKRNSEIRSLLKKKQLTVMMEGKKKIKK encoded by the exons atgtgtgAGTATACTCTTGAAGAACAAGAACAAAACCGGATTTTGATTAAGGAATGTAAGAAATTGATGGAGTCGATGGGCGTCAACATGGAGGATAGCATTATTCCTCCACACCTCCAAGAATTACATGATGCCGTTGAGAATCATCAAGATGTGAATCGCCTTCGTGTTGCTCTAG ATAATTTAACTTCGAGTATAGATGAAATTTTTGACCTTGAAGATAAAGAAACTGCTCTTCACATTGCTTGTGAATATAGCTCTCTTCCATGTGTTGAG TTACTCCTAGAGAGGGGTGCAAACATACTAGTTAAAAATGCATTGGGTGAGACACCTCTTCATATTTCTTCTCAATCag GCGACACTAAGATTGTTGAGCTTTTAGTAAATCATGCTActaaacataatattataaaaagagTGTTACAATCCGTTAATGACGATGGTTCAACg CCTCTACATGAATCAACAAGCGGAGGAGATGCACACATAGATGTTGTGCGAGTATTGTTGGCTGCTGGCGCTTCTACCAAAACAACTAATACTATTAATGGAAAG AAACCTTGGCAGTTAGCTAAACGCAACTCTGAAATTAGGAGTTTACTGAAAAAGAAACAATTAACCGTAATGATggaaggaaagaaaaaaataaagaagtag